The region CTTTGCTGACCGCCATCCGTCATCTGGAGCGGAGCCGGTAGCCCCGAAAATGACggccccctcctcttccagcATCCCTGGACCAACGACCTGGCCTCTGGAATGCGTCACGATGTGCTGTAAacggctgcagctgcactGGAATTCTCTAGGCGTCAGACAAGGCTCGAAGAGTGAGGCCGTGCCGCGGTGCCAGCGCAGGCGGCTCGGACTGAGAAACTCTCGGTCAAGTCGGCACCCGGCTGCGTCGTACAAGTCCAGCAACGTGCTGACCGAGGTGGCCAAGTAGTCCTTGTAACAAGGGAGAGACCTCCACTCGCGGCAAATGACTTCTCGGTCAGGATCTCTTGGATGGATCACATTGCCGAACCCGCTGGCGAAGAGaacgagggcgtcgatgtcCTCCACCAGTGACAGCCACCCTCCAGCGGTGCCCCCTAGAGAGCACTCCTTGGGAGAGATGGGAGACCGCTGCTGCACTATTGCCTTGTACTCAAACCCACCCAATCGTCTACTGGTGTGCATGCTCAGTGGCTTGCCTGGCACACAACGCTGATCGGCTGCTCGGGCAATGAGAAACTCCAGCATCGACCATATGTCATTAATCAAGTCCTGGAAGGCGTATGACTCGTCATCTGACAGTGGTAGCTGACGATTCGCCAGGAGCGTTTCCTTTGTTGTATTTTTCATGGGCAACTTCATGGGGAGGCCACCGCTGGCAACAAAAGGTTCAAGGAAGTGTCGATGCTGGGCAATGTGTAGCAGCAGAGCAGTCGCAGGCACCAGCCACCCACGCCGTTCCGTGGTATCGTACAGCGCGACGGGTGTCCTTTCAGCAGCTGAGACAATACTTCGAAATGGCCCTTCGCGGAGGTAATGAAACTTGATGTCCCTGCGGCCAAGCCTGAAATCGAACTTGGCCATACCGAAATGCTGAAACCCAAAGCTTCCCCCCTCCAAGCGTGGCTCAAGTCgtgccgccttggccttggagtAATCAATGTTTGCGTAGTCATAGTCCGGATTGCCTAGGCTTGTCTCAGCGGAGCTGCACCAGCCGACGATCGCACGCGTGTTCGGCAAAGAGAGGACGTCCAGCTGATCTAAACCGACTCTGCCTTTGCATTGAGCGATGCCTGTCTTGTACGAGATCGGCTCATCTGCATTCTCGTTACGAGCCAGATGCCACTGTACTCGGTCTGCAGTCTTGCCTACAGGTACCAGCATGGTCGAGAATCCCTTGAGCACCACCGAGTTCTCATACTCCACGGCGTGTCGGACACCACATATTGCAGCCATGAGGTCCAGGCCTAGCTCGAGGCCCATTTCCTCTCCCCTTTCGGGAATTGGAAAACTGCGTGCAATTACTGCATCGTCGAAGAGCGGAAGCCAGCAGGAATCTTCTGTCGGGAGGAGCGGCTCATACACACTGTCGATATCAAACTTGACCTTTTGCGGCGATTGGCTAGGCCAGATTGTCTGGCTTTGAACTCTTAATGTTGGCTCACAGTAAGTGATACGACCCTTGATTCCTGATACTGGAGAGGATGGAACGTGACCAGGCTGACAGAATTTCCCAGCGCTGACGTCTGGTACCATGGTCATGGTGGCGCTTAGCCATACCAACTGCTGAACAAGCTCGACTATGATAGTAGAAGTCGCTTTAATACTGACGTCGATGTATTGCTGACCATGCAGGCTGCATTTGAATCCCCGAGAATTGCAAAAGAGTCGATTGTATCGGTCTACAGACGGACCCGGCAGCGGTCAGTGGAAGGTACCAGGAGTGATATGCATTTTCACCAGCAAGAGACTCACCAGATGGCGATTCTTTTCGTTCGTTCTGCTCCACATGTCTTTTTGCAACTTCTCCCATCGCATCCTGAACACAGTCCAGCAAGTAGTCGGCGGTCCGGGGCCAAAATTTGCGCATATAAGTAGATGCTGTCGCGGCATGCGCGTAGAGGGCAGAGCCAGTGATTGTGACGACGGATCCCAGCCGCACGTCCTCGGTTCCAAATTGCCATCGAAGAAAGGCCAATGGCTTCCAATCTGTCCAAATTGCTACATTGTATATCACTCCGTCGTGGCCACACCATTTCATCCTCGATGTCTCGGTCGACTGGGTGGGGCCACACACTGGGCAAAAGCAAGGATCCCGGCCCCTGAGTGAGTTCAAGACATAGCCTTCAATGTCTGCCATTCGCCCCATCTCGTTAAAATAGAACGTCCGTCGAATCATACCTTTCAAGCGTGCAAACTCCTTGGTCGACTCGAATCCGGGAATCCGGGGGAGTTTTCTGCTGTACAACGTCTCCATGAGCTCTTCACCATCGGTCATCTGGCTCAACGTCTTTGAAGACTCAAGGGCAGATCTCACAGCCGATGGCCAACCACCAGCTTGTAGGACGGTGGACGTTGTTTCGCCAGAGAGTGATGTCGTCGCCATTGCCCAGAAGTGGTTGGCCGTGTATGTCGCCCAATCCCGCAACAGATTTGACATCTTAACCGCCTCGACTAGCTCCGAGTCGGGATTCAGCAGGTCTGCGCCGTAATTCCTGAGTAGACCGTCCATTCTTGCCACCAATCTGTCTCTGGGCTCTCTCAGAACGGCCCATTCGCCCCATTTTGTCACACCGGTTTCCTCAATGAGAATCTGTGCTATTCGCTGCGCATGCCGTTGAAATATTCGGGTTTTCAAGGATTTTTTCCCAATGACTTGCTTTGGTAAGCTCTCCGTCCTTGAGCGCGGTGATGCGTCTTCTTTGAGCATGGAGTACCCTTTCTCAATCGCTTGCGCTTCCCAGTAGTCGTCGTGAACTCGGCGTCCATCCTGAATGACCCGACTGTCGAAACAGCGATATACGGACTTGGCGGTCACAAATGCGATTTGCGTGGCGTCGTACGATGACGAAATTATTTCCTGTCCGACCAAGTAGTCTTTCTCCTCCTGTGTCGCTAACAGTTCGTATAATGTCGGGTTGTTGTGAAAGAGCGAGTAGGTGTCGGGATAGCCCAAAACTCTAGCGCACTCAGTTCCAGTCATAAAAAGCCTGTCGCCCCTGGTCGGCAGGGTAAAGGTCCGAAGCCGATACGCTCGTCCGCCGCAGAGCTGTCCATGGGGCTGTACTTTATTCTCTCCGGCGCTGTCGACCACGGCTGGGAGGTATTCGTCGCCAGTTTCGTTGAGCAATCCCAAAGTGTGGAGTTTGCGGGACGACTTGGATGAGGAAGTTGGGTCTGAGGATGACCCCATCAGACTTTCTGTCCCGCGCGACGTTTCGTCGTTCGTCTAGTCAACAGTTAGCACGAGGTTGAACCGCTTCTGTCCCTTCCCCGCGGGTCATACCTCTTTTTTGCGGGCTGTCGATGAGGAAGCCATGCCGCAGTAATTGTAATTGGGCTGTTGGGCTCAAGTACGACCGGGTCGATTACTTTCGCGCGAGAACAAGTTACGTACAAAAAGGCACCAAATTTCCGGCGATGTGCACGATCGCCTGATGATGCCGAAGATGAGATGTGGGAGAGCAATCCTGGCTTGGCTCAACTATTTCTTGCAGGCGCCTAATTCTGCACATCAGCCTCAGCTTATGTCCTGGACCGTGGCGGGGGAACCGGGACGAGGACCAATGAGCAGAGTCACACGACGGACTTACGCGCCATTACCTTGCATGATATGCGCAACAAGCACACAAGTTGAACAAATGGCCGATCGCAGACTTGGTCAAGGCGCTGGACCCCTGAATAGGGTCGAGAGACCATAAGCAAGTTGTTGTTTCCCTGTCGTCGATTTGCTTTCGCATCACATAACATGGTTTGAACAGGATCTCTTAGAGCATCGGAGAGATATTTGTTCGTGAGCTATCTTCCCACCCACCATAAGCCAAGAAGCCTCAAAGCAGCAACCAAAGCAACCAAAGCCAGCCGGCTGCAGCAATTCAAGTTTTGGCGGCATGCGGCCGGCACCTGCCTTTGGAAACAGCGTTGGTACGACATCGCGAAACATGTTGCATGGGTGAGGAGACAAATCGTCTGACTCGAACTAGACGAGCCCTGGATGACCGCGCAAGCATTCCTCCTTGGTTTTCCACTTTGCGTCTTGAACCTCACCCGCTCCGACCATGTCGCAGTAAATTTGAGTACCGCAATGCTTGCTCTTGTGCTTGCTCATGATGCACTGCAAGAACGTTTGCGTTTTCGAGTCTAGTGCTGGCTGGAAATCTCTGGGCTTAAAGGCTGCCATGCACTCAGCGGTGTTTGCAAACTCGTCATGCACCCCTGACCGGGTTGTAGGGAACAGTTGGCAATATCGCATAGTGCCACATGCCTCGGCAGTGAATGCGGATATTCCGCAGAGTTCTCGACCCGCTGAAGTGCCGTCCTCCCACCTGCGCTTTGGTTGAATACTCTTCGCTTGTGGGTTCTTCTCGCGGGCGTTGAAGCACTCCTCAGACGTCTTGTATTTGGCAACCCGACTCCTGGCATGTCCAGAAACATCGTTGTAAGAGGCGCAATATGCGTATGAGCCGCATTGCTGCTCAACCGGATTCCTACGGCATGGGGCCGAGTCGGGGCGGCGAGTACCATCTACCCATGGCAGTTTCGCTGGAGGGCTCTCGTGAGCCTGGAGGCACTGCTCTCGAGACCGGAACCTAGGGGTCCGCTGGGAAAGGAACTGGCCGTTCTGCCCAAAACCTTTGCAGTATAGATCGGTCCCGCAAGCATCGCGCTGGGGATTCTTGCGACATGCAAGCGAGTCGTGAGCAAGAGTTCCCCATTTCCATCGTAACTTCAGTCTCAGATGTTGGTATGGCAATTTGGTCTTGGTCCTAAGGGTAGTCAGTTAGAAGGATCTTGTAGCCAGGGGACGATCCTCGCAGGGAATCGACCGCGTTGTATCATACCACGGCTCATCTTCGATAGAATTGTCGTCAGCATCTCGGATATGCAAGGACTGCAGCTGGCGTTCGACCTTGGACGACAGCGCTGATCCAAGAGTGATCAGACTCAACACAATGATTCCGGGCTTCATTCTGGACTTGCTGCTCTCGGGGGGTTTGGATCTTGGGGACTAACAAGAGTGACAGAGCAGAGGTCAGAGCTGGGATCACTCGTATTAATAAATGCCGCATGTGTAGGATACACATTATATAGAGTTTCATTGTAGTGCATATTCCAGAGTTCGAAGTATAATAGAATTCATATAAAACTCACGTAGTTGCACTTGTATAGCCTATTTGCACCAGTACTAGAGTCTAAGGGGGGCAGTGCGAGCACGAGGACATGGGAATGGCCCGCAGCGGAGGGTGATCTTTGAAGGATGGCGGAGCGATTAGTTTATTGCTTTATCCTAAGTTATAGCGGGTGAAACACATAGCAATGTTGCTCATAGTATAGAAATACCTTGTACGATTATGGGACGCTTCAGCCGGCAGTTTAAGCATTTGCGATTGTCAAAAGCATCGTGGAAATGCGACTTTTTAAGGCGCCAACTTGATAGCCCTTGCCTATTTCCAGGATTCCGATCCGCTAACTTCATGCAGTGAAATGGTTGCACGCTTGGCTTCGACTACGGCGTCTTTTCCTAGAGTTGGGTCATGCACTTGCACTTGCACATGTCCTGCGCATAGGTAACACAGAGCAATCCACCCGGCGGAGTCAATAGCCAACGCCCGCATCATCCCGGCAGGCTGACCATGCCACACATGACCGAGGCCTTGAGAATCAATGATCCTCTACGTGCAGTTTTGGGTATCAGTGCGAGTGGCGGAGACGAACTTTAATGCGCAAACCGAAAATCGAGGCGCTTGCTTCCTTCGTCGGTTGTTGTGGTCAAATAGTCGTCCTTTTCCTGAGGCGACATGGCGTTCCATATCTTGTCGCGTGTCTTATTCCTCCACACGTAGTAGAACTTGATAAGCAAGGTGGCAACAGCGTTCCAAGCAATGATGCCCAGAATAACCGCGTTGCCTCTTCGGTAATACGGTGCATCATCCTTACGATATATCTGATCAGGACTTCAATCAGTGATGTGACTTCCGTCGCGCATAGGCCGACAGAGAGGCTCACGTTGGAGGAGATGATGCTGCCGGCCTGCCCCGTCATATTGATAATAGCGCTCCCCACTGTTCTTGTCCTCACCGTTCCTGCGTTTCTCGAAGTCAAACTGACTGAGAGCACTCTGCATTAACTCAGAGCTCGCGACTATGTGAATTGTAGACTGTGTCTCACTCACCGAGAATAGAGTGTACGAAAGGGTAGCCAACGATGAGAGTTGTGAGGGCATATCTCACCCAGTTGCTCGCATCATCGGGCAGGAGCCTGAGGGCAAGGATCAAAGGAAACATCCACACCGAAAAAAAGAAGGTAACAAGGAACCGATTGTTGATGCGCTCCGACACCCAGGTCCAGAAGATGAGCTGTATGCAAAAGAGCACGTAGGCGGGGATGGTAAGCAGGTTAGTCAGGAATGTATCAAAGCCCAAGTTGCGCAGATTAAGAGTCATGTAAGTCTCTACCGGCTGCACGGGCTGTAGCAGAGTAAAGCCCAGCAGGTATATTGGCCAGAGGTCCCAGTCGAGTAACGCCTGCCAGAGAAGGGGAAGGGTGAGACCCTGGCGATTATGCATGCCGCCCTGGAGGTGGTCAGCTGGACAGTTGGGTTTTATCAAAGGCCCCATTCACGGGCCCCGATCAGTCCAGAGGGCCCACCTTTGCTGGATCGTCGCGGAGAATGCGATTCACCATGATGACCTCTTCACGCTCTGAGAACCAGCCGTCTTTGCCGCGGAACCAGCTCGCTGTTTGCGTCGGGCTAGGCGGTAAGTAGAACCACGATATAACCCCCACCACGGTGGTCAGGGCTCCTTCAATGATGAAGAGCCACCGCCATCCTGCCCAGTCCCCTAGCCCCCTCATATGCAGAACTCCGTACGCTAGGAGGGCAGCGACAATTCGAGTGAGGTAGGAGGAGGTGTAAAAGTAGCTGACCCTTGCGGGAAGCTCGTCGCTCTTGTAAAAGTAAGACAGGTATAATATTGCGTCCGGgacgaagccgccctcgagcaccCCGAGAAACCCTCTCGTGGCGAAGAAACCAGAGCGTCCGCGCATGGCGGCTTGACAGCACGTCACGGCGCTCCATGATACCATCTGAATAGGAATCCATACATCCGGACCGAGCTTCTTCGACACCATTTGGGATGGGAGTTCAGCGGTGAGGAAACACACGTAGAAGATGGTCATGCCAGTGTTGTAGTCATTGGTGGTGAGGCCAAGATCAGTAAGCATGTTGTCCGAAAGGGCCTGAATAATGTTGCCACGGTCCAATTGGAGGGCAAAGAACATCAGGCATACCCAGGAGCAGATGCGGTAGTCTAACTGTGTCTTGTATAAGCCCCTTTTGTCTTTCCGTTTAGCACTTTGAGGCGTCCTACCTTTCGCACTAGCCGCTGCTCCTCTTTTGGATCCCACGACGCCGTAGGGTCGTATCGATGCCGGCCTTCATACTCGGGTATAGGCTCGTAGTGTCCAGCAGAGCCTCCCGCTGCCACTACCGCAGCCTTTGTTTTGGAGTAACGGCTTAGCCTCGGGCGATATCGACGGGTGTTAAGCCGGAGATGGTGCGGCTTACCTCAAGAGGAATCTCGCAAGAGGATAGCTCTGATCGATACGTCATTTCGTATTACAACAGGGGAATGTAAGGCAGCCCTGCCTTGCACACCgagccttgaggaacgaagtCCTTAGCGGTCTTGATATCAGCACGGGTCTCTCGCTATTGAGCTAGCTTAGAGGTACCGGCAGTAGCTCTAGCCTCCGGCCTTATATGTTATACTtaagaggggagggggagggggaggggaaaatAGGGTCTATCTTTGGCAGTAATAGTAGGAAAAACCCCGGCAGATTATGAGATAAAGATAAGAACTAGGCCAATAGGAATAAAGCTTTAAAAACTGCTCTCTCAACTACCTGGAGTATGCAAAAAACTGGCCGTAGAAATCCTTTCGGAacttcgttcctcaaggcatTGTCGCCATCTCATACTCACAAACCCATAGGATCGATGGGCGCTTCGCTTTCTTTTTAACCTATAACCGCGGGCCGGCATTGGTAGCACACGAATACGATGTCTTACATCGAAGCACGGCTGGACCCAGAGGTTACATCGCCGCCAGACCTTTTGCAGCGGAACCATGCACATACCGCACACCAAGTCGCCGCCCCAGTAACCCTCCCGCTCATTCCATCACCACTAGGATATTAAGACCACGCGTTGGGCCCCTAAAGATGTTACCAAATGCAGAGTTACCGTGCAGTTCAGACATCTCTGAGTGCGAGTCTCACGCCAGAGTTGGCGAAAAAATATATAGGTTCAGTGCTCAACGAATCATGGGAGAGCTTTACTTAGAAGTCTAGAATGTAGACAGTCGCACGCTCCTTCAAGCTAGGCGTACACGCACGATCATTGGTGTTGATGCCGGCGATAAGGTGTGAGTGTTGCCCCGCGGACCGATCACACCATTTCGGCTGGAGATTGTCTCACACCGATCCTGCCGTTGGCCACTTGATACTAATGGTCCGTGTAGCCTTCGTTACGACAATTTTGAACTATTCGGAACCCGCCGGTGCAAAACTGGGGTGCCTGTTTCAAAAGGTTGGTAAAACCAGATCTCTGAGGCTTTGCCTGGATCTATAGTAACCGTACGTCAGACGGTCGAGGACTAGGAGGATATTCTTGTTGTCCCAAAGGTCATGAGTCACCCGGAGCATTTAACCCGTAACTCAGTACTCTCTGATCACAGTAACAAAGTTGACTATGCTCTTCAGCTTCCACACCTACGAGTTCAACGCGTCGGACCTGCTCAGCCCTCGTCCGCATTAGGTTGACTAGTCAAAGAAGAATTGGGTTTGTACTTGGAGCATGACACATTACTGTCCAATTTACAGTCTTATATGTGTTTGGATGGTGAATTTTACTCAGTGACGTATTTTGTCGGTGCAGGCCGAGCTGTGCAAGATACGCGGTCAGCGCCGAAGCGTTGAACCGGAACTCGCGTTCTCGCGGTGGTGAATCGGTGGTATGGTTACTGATGGTAATGTCATGCATACTCGTGGTTGTAAGGTGACGTTTGACTTGTATGTTATTGCCCTCCTTGACAAATGTTCACGACTGACCCAGAGGAGACAAAAACAAGAAACGCCGCAGACTGCCAAACGCTCTGACTTACATAGCCACGAGTATGTATTTACATATTGCGAGTTTGCGTTGAGTGTTTGCTGCACTTTATACGTATTCTCATTAGTCGTTCCACATGATCTTAGTCGCTGGCTCAAGCCCTCGCTTCTAGCTTGGCCTCCTCTcgtctcttcttcttcgcggccttggccttcaCCTCTGCCCGCCACGTCATTCCCCAGCGGAGTATACACAAGAGCGGGAGGAAGCAGACAAAGTAGAGCCCCCCAACAAGGGTgaaggcgccgccaacgcccatGGCATTGATCATCGGCACGACCGCGGCGCTCGCCCCCGCGCCGACAAGGCACCGGGTGAGGTtgttggccgccgtcgcggtgccGGCCCTGCCCGGGTGGATGTCGATGAGCAGCACGTTGGTCGCGTTGCTGTACCCAATCAAGCCCATGCCGATGAAGGCGCCGAGCACGCACAGCACCGCGACGTGCGCGTCCGCGTGCATGGCCCAGCCCCAGGCGATGATGCTGGCGCCCCCGAGCGCGAGCAGCGGAAATCCGACTTCGAGGCGGACGCGCTCGATGGGGAACTCGGAGAGGTCCTGCTGCCGGGAACGGTCGTAGGGGATGCTGAGCTTCACGCAGTGTCGCTTGTAGTTCCAGTTGATGACAgggccgacgatggcggcggcgccgacggacCCGCCGGCCAGGGGCAGATACATCAGGCCAACCTTGATCTCGTCGTAGCCGTAGCGATCGGCGAATAGGGACGGCATGGCGGATGCGATACAGTAGAAGCCCGCGAAGACCAGGCTGCTGGTCCAGAGAAGCAGAGACGTCTGCTTCTCAAAGAGCATGAAGACGGAGCCGAGGATGTTGGGGGCCTTGAACTTGAActtgttggcggccgtcgccgtgctcgccgtctCGCAATCCTCAACACGGTGTGTTttccgctgccgctgtcggcggcgactcaTAATCTGCCACACTGACCGATACATAGGAGGTGGGTAGATGgagccatcgccaacgaTGTGTCGACATGTCTCAGGCAGGAACAAGACAATCAGCACAACCGTCGCGCCAGACGTGATGACCAGGAACCAGAATATGGACCTCCACCCAAGATACTGCGAAAGCAAaccgccgacgacaggcCCGAGCGCCGGGGCCAACACCGCCGGCACGACGGTAATCCCAATGTATTGTCCTCGCTCTGCCGAGGTGACCAGGTCCGCCACCACTGCGGTGCAAagggcgacggtggtgctCGAGCCGGCCGACTGCAGGCACCGAAGGCCCAGGAGCGCGTTGTAgccgggcgcgagcgcgagcccgatgttggcggcgatgtAGATGACGAAGCAAACGACGTAcgcgggccgtcgcccaccGCTGTCGGCCAGCGAGCCAATGAACACGGGCGTGATGCCCTGGAAGACCATGTATGTCGTGATGGTCAGGTTGATCTGCGAGCTTGTGACGTTGAAGTCCTTCGCGATGGCTGTCAGGGCGGGCAAATATATTTGCGCCGTAAGgggcgagaagaaggccgtCAGGGAGGCGGCCAAAACCATGGCACGTTTTTGCCATGTGGTGAAGATGGAGTAGCGGCCAACTTGGCCATCCCGAGCCTCTCCATTTCCATCTCCATGATCCTTTTGCTCATCATCTTGCGCTGATGACTCCTCCTTCGTAGGTTCTGGAGCCGGTTTTGAAGTCATCGGGgtcatgatggcggtggcggtcgtggcggcggctacaTGTACTGAGACATCTCATGCTGCAAAACACAACGAAGGCAGCAACTCGACATGATGCAAGTTATAGGACAATGTACTAACATCTTCGGTATCCCAAGATACAGTGCTCCTCTACATCCGCCTGCCCGGTAGTTAATGCGGCTCCACTGTTCGGCGACGGCCCTGTGTATGcagtcggcgccggctcggTGCCGACGTCGGCAAGCCGGCTCACACCGCATCGATGCTCGGTACTTGGCCCGGCAGCGGGCTTACCATGTCCCATGAAGTAGCCTGTATACCCATTAGTGGTTTATTAGGCACTGGCTGGCTTATAAATGATATTGCAGTCGCCATTGCGGGTCTATGCGTGGCTACGCTAATGGACATCAACGCCTAGCGGCTCATCGATGCTTCAACAATGACGCACGTAAATTTGGAGCCGCGCTACGCCGGACAACGGATTCTTGGCCACGAAGCCGGATTTCGTATTTTTCCTATAGCGAGGTCCTTGCCATGGACTTAGGATTACATTACGGCCGATGTACGATGGCCTTCCCGGCTGATAATTTGGTTCTCTATCAGGACCTATTAGTTTCATTCTATTAGTGAGTAATCGCTAGGGAGCCCCGAATTTGCCGGCGTCGTGCAGGCGCTGTGTGTACGTTTTAAGATCTCGTTCGAGGCTATCGACCAGCTCGTCGGGAACCACGGTGTCCTGCCACGAGATCCCGGCCGTCAAGATGCCGTTCTCGGCGCTCGCAATGTTTACGCCCAGCGCCGGACCGGCGACCATGGAGCCGTTGCTGAAGAGCAGGCGCGTGATGGACCAGGATGCACCAGCTGGCGGTCGCGGT is a window of Purpureocillium takamizusanense chromosome 10, complete sequence DNA encoding:
- a CDS encoding uncharacterized protein (EggNog:ENOG503NY3D) yields the protein MASSSTARKKETNDETSRGTESLMGSSSDPTSSSKSSRKLHTLGLLNETGDEYLPAVVDSAGENKVQPHGQLCGGRAYRLRTFTLPTRGDRLFMTGTECARVLGYPDTYSLFHNNPTLYELLATQEEKDYLVGQEIISSSYDATQIAFVTAKSVYRCFDSRVIQDGRRVHDDYWEAQAIEKGYSMLKEDASPRSRTESLPKQVIGKKSLKTRIFQRHAQRIAQILIEETGVTKWGEWAVLREPRDRLVARMDGLLRNYGADLLNPDSELVEAVKMSNLLRDWATYTANHFWAMATTSLSGETTSTVLQAGGWPSAVRSALESSKTLSQMTDGEELMETLYSRKLPRIPGFESTKEFARLKDWKPLAFLRWQFGTEDVRLGSVVTITGSALYAHAATASTYMRKFWPRTADYLLDCVQDAMGEVAKRHVEQNERKESPSDVSAGKFCQPGHVPSSPVSGIKGRITYCEPTLRVQSQTIWPSQSPQKVKFDIDSVYEPLLPTEDSCWLPLFDDAVIARSFPIPERGEEMGLELGLDLMAAICGVRHAVEYENSVVLKGFSTMLVPVGKTADRVQWHLARNENADEPISYKTGIAQCKGRVGLDQLDVLSLPNTRAIVGWCSSAETSLGNPDYDYANIDYSKAKAARLEPRLEGGSFGFQHFGMAKFDFRLGRRDIKFHYLREGPFRSIVSAAERTPVALYDTTERRGWLVPATALLLHIAQHRHFLEPFVASGGLPMKLPMKNTTKETLLANRQLPLSDDESYAFQDLINDIWSMLEFLIARAADQRCVPGKPLSMHTSRRLGGFEYKAIVQQRSPISPKECSLGGTAGGWLSLVEDIDALVLFASGFGNVIHPRDPDREVICREWRSLPCYKDYLATSVSTLLDLYDAAGCRLDREFLSPSRLRWHRGTASLFEPCLTPREFQCSCSRLQHIVTHSRGQVVGPGMLEEEGAVIFGATGSAPDDGWRSAKAESGQLYSQPNLPLHGNEELQCLEGPSCDSGVDQQEPYPAGCSTCREKVTLPVRVESSNSRNRTKQVFEKADTRFYDKVLAMPEELLDGGVPTAQLGMRR
- a CDS encoding uncharacterized protein (SECRETED:SignalP(1-18~SECRETED:cutsite=ALS-SK~SECRETED:prob=0.7729)~EggNog:ENOG503PZ3E) gives rise to the protein MKPGIIVLSLITLGSALSSKVERQLQSLHIRDADDNSIEDEPWTKTKLPYQHLRLKLRWKWGTLAHDSLACRKNPQRDACGTDLYCKGFGQNGQFLSQRTPRFRSREQCLQAHESPPAKLPWVDGTRRPDSAPCRRNPVEQQCGSYAYCASYNDVSGHARSRVAKYKTSEECFNAREKNPQAKSIQPKRRWEDGTSAGRELCGISAFTAEACGTMRYCQLFPTTRSGVHDEFANTAECMAAFKPRDFQPALDSKTQTFLQCIMSKHKSKHCGTQIYCDMVGAGEVQDAKWKTKEECLRGHPGLV
- a CDS encoding uncharacterized protein (TransMembrane:10 (i58-75o128-147i159-179o191-210i222-243o336-355i367-388o394-416i428-449o461-484i)~EggNog:ENOG503NVM3~COG:G), with product MTYRSELSSCEIPLEAAVVAAGGSAGHYEPIPEYEGRHRYDPTASWDPKEEQRLVRKLDYRICSWVCLMFFALQLDRGNIIQALSDNMLTDLGLTTNDYNTGMTIFYVCFLTAELPSQMVSKKLGPDVWIPIQMVSWSAVTCCQAAMRGRSGFFATRGFLGVLEGGFVPDAILYLSYFYKSDELPARVSYFYTSSYLTRIVAALLAYGVLHMRGLGDWAGWRWLFIIEGALTTVVGVISWFYLPPSPTQTASWFRGKDGWFSEREEVIMVNRILRDDPAKGGMHNRQGLTLPLLWQALLDWDLWPIYLLGFTLLQPVQPVETYMTLNLRNLGFDTFLTNLLTIPAYVLFCIQLIFWTWVSERINNRFLVTFFFSVWMFPLILALRLLPDDASNWVRYALTTLIVGYPFVHSILVSLTSRNAGTVRTRTVGSAIINMTGQAGSIISSNIYRKDDAPYYRRGNAVILGIIAWNAVATLLIKFYYVWRNKTRDKIWNAMSPQEKDDYLTTTTDEGSKRLDFRFAH
- a CDS encoding uncharacterized protein (COG:S~EggNog:ENOG503NU52~TransMembrane:12 (i52-71o91-111i118-140o152-170i177-202o208-227i302-325o337-358i393-411o417-438i459-479o485-507i)); this translates as MTPMTSKPAPEPTKEESSAQDDEQKDHGDGNGEARDGQVGRYSIFTTWQKRAMVLAASLTAFFSPLTAQIYLPALTAIAKDFNVTSSQINLTITTYMVFQGITPVFIGSLADSGGRRPAYVVCFVIYIAANIGLALAPGYNALLGLRCLQSAGSSTTVALCTAVVADLVTSAERGQYIGITVVPAVLAPALGPVVGGLLSQYLGWRSIFWFLVITSGATVVLIVLFLPETCRHIVGDGSIYPPPMYRSVWQIMSRRRQRQRKTHRVEDCETASTATAANKFKFKAPNILGSVFMLFEKQTSLLLWTSSLVFAGFYCIASAMPSLFADRYGYDEIKVGLMYLPLAGGSVGAAAIVGPVINWNYKRHCVKLSIPYDRSRQQDLSEFPIERVRLEVGFPLLALGGASIIAWGWAMHADAHVAVLCVLGAFIGMGLIGYSNATNVLLIDIHPGRAGTATAANNLTRCLVGAGASAAVVPMINAMGVGGAFTLVGGLYFVCFLPLLCILRWGMTWRAEVKAKAAKKKRREEAKLEARA